From the Hordeum vulgare subsp. vulgare chromosome 1H, MorexV3_pseudomolecules_assembly, whole genome shotgun sequence genome, the window GAAAGCAGTATAAAACAGTTACACACAAGTTGAAGGTGAAAAATACATTGATGAATCTTATAAGCTCTCTTTCCAAATTAAAGGCGAAAAGTAGAGAAGGGCGAGACTAGAGATGAAATTACATGCTGAGGCTTAATTACAAATCAACATGTGGGTAAGTTTAGAGGTAGTATGCATCAGGATATCCTAAGGAAGATGCACGAAAAAACCCGAATAATACCTGAAATTACATATTGACCATCTGGAGTGAAAGCTGCTTCAGTTGCTATGTTGCGAGATGGCTCCAAACTGAAGCCACACTTCTGCAAAATAACAGACAAAGATGAGTTAATATGGTATGTTGTTCATGATAAGATATAGGAAAATATGCACTTTACAGCTCGATATCTGAAGCAAAATTCTGCAATTATAGCACTAACTGACCTTCTCCCCTCCATATGCATCCAGGACATATATATGGTTGTTAGTTGTAGTCAAAAGCACAGACTTGCCATCGTTGCTGAATTTAATGTCAGACACTTCAGCCGTATCTCCACCGACCAAGAAAGTGTCAAATGGACCCTGAAAGTGGTTTGTTTCACAAGATGAGAATTTCACATACTTTCCAGATATATGACTTCCATTCAAGTTCAATACAGACCTTGTCATAGGACCGAGAATCGAACAGCTTAATAGCACCTCCCTCCATTGCTACAGCAAAAACAAGTCCCtgctgatcatatgcaacagaaggCCTACCACGCAGACGTAGTATACCCTGAATGCTAAACGTGTAAGCATAAAAAGCACTCAGAGGATAAATGGTAGTACTTATCAGCTAAATATAAAATATGCATATTTAAGTTATTTGTGATCTTAACAGATTCTGTGGCCAAACCTGACAAGCATTTACACGAAGATCCCATATTCTCACACTGTGATCAAGTGACCCCGACATAAAGCTATCATTGACAGGTGACATACAGAGTGAAACCACCCTGAAATGATAATAGAAAAGAATGCAGGCCTCAGCATCTGACCCTTGAAATAGTTGGTACAAACAAGAATCCAAGGAAATTTTGTTGAACCTGTCTTTGTGTCCTTTGAAATATCTCAAGCAACGGTTGTCATACAATGACAGGTAACGAAGTGATTCTCCTGACTCCACATTGTATCTTGATGAACATAATATGGAACTCGGATGATGAGTAAAACTGACACGGTCAGCACCATGTTTCTTATGATAAGTTGTCTTCGACAACCTAAAAAACAGTCCAAGTTCTAGCATTCGTCACTAATAGTCAATAACTCAACTGCATGAAACAAAGCAAGATGCCGGTCTCATGCAGGGTCGGATACGTTAAATCTGACAAAGAAAAACAAACGACTAGTAGGAAAAAAATTAAGACCATGGCATACTGCAGCATAACCATGAAGAAATACTGCCAGTACAAACAACATTAAATCATCTAAATGGACCGTACTGACCAGCATGCTGATGGAATTGATCTACGGCCTACTGGGCTGGAAGGATAACATAACATAAAGGGGAGGGGCCACGAAACAACCTTCGTGCCCTTCAGCAAACTAACGCACCCTGATCAGGGGTGACCATAACCAATGTGGTTTTGGTCCCCTGATCCATATAAAAGGAGGGGTGCAGCCGACCACCTATGTCTGACCGGTTCACATACAGTTTTCTGCTGCTCACCACATCCTAAACCCCTAAATCGATCTAGGGGAGGCGCTGCAGCAACAGGAAGGTCATCTCCGACAGCACCAGTAACAGGACAGTCTCAGCACGGGTATCCACCACCGACATCTTCACCCTTGTGTCACACCTGCATCGAGCAGGCACGGGACCCATTGGCAGTAAGTTCCTAATCATCTCTCTGTTCAATCATGTTTAGGTGATCCAATTTCTAGGCCTAACGATCTTATCACGTAATCATAAAGAATTATGTCTAAAATTGGTATCAGAGTGTTCCATTTCTCCTTCAAAATGTGGCCCAAACGGCGGTGTCCACAATTTCAAAGAGTTACTAATGTCTTCCCATTTCTTCTCGTCTTTGCATTCATCACTCACATGCATGACAAAATCGTTAACCAATAACATGTATAATTTCGCCTCGTCTGACACCGAGGCCAACATTTTTACTACGCTTATTTAAAACAAATTgtttgttgtcaaacatgcattcATACATGTTATCATCCAAGCAAGAAACAAAAACTAAATTCCTACTTACGGTATATACATAAAGACCATTATTTGATTGAAGCTTAGAGCTGGTGTGAAGCTCCAATGCGAGAGATCCCGCAGTTTCAACATCGACTTGAAATCCATTAGTTCCCTTAAGTTTTCTTGCCCCTTGAGTTTTAATTTGTGTCGTAACGAATCCATACAAGGAGTTAGCAACATGAGCAGCTGCATCTGAATCAATCCACCATGACATTCGAGAGTAATCAACATAAAGTGCTCCATCAACAAAAGTGATTTAATCAATATCTTTTTTGTTGAGCCATTTGAGAAAGCCTAGACAATCCCGCTTAACATGTCATGGGTGTTTGCAAAAGTTACAAAGTCTCTCTCCATCAGCATTCATAGCATTAACATTAGAGAGGGTTGGAGGAGCAGAACGAAGGCAAAGAAAAGGACCATGTTTTCCATGTTGACTCTACGAAGAGAGAGCATGAAGCCAGGCCAATCATAAGCCCGCCAAAAAGCAATTCATCAAAAAGATAAGCCAAAGCTAAGGGTCTTAAAGAGGCAAGTTGCTCTCGTTTGGCTCCTCTAGCTCCCTCTAATGTTAATGCTATAAATGCTATTGGAGAGACTTTGCAACTTCTGCAAACACCCAAAACATGTTAAGAAACGGTATTGATGAAATCACTTTTGATGATGAATCACTTTATGTTGATTTCTCTCAAATGTCATGGTGGATTGATTCAGGTGCAACTGCTAATGTTGCTAACTCCATGCGGGGACTCATTATGATCAAAATTACAACTCAAGGAACAAGAAGACTTCAGGTAGGTAATGAAATTGAAGTCGGTGCTGAAGTTATGGGATTTCTTACGTTAGAGCTACACACTAACTACAGTCTTCGATTAAATAATGGTCTTTATGTACCTACCCTAAGCAAGAATTTAGTTCCCATTTCCTGTTGGATGATGACATGTATGAATGAATGTCTGGCAACGAAAAAAAAAGGTAATAAAAAATGTTGCCCTCGGTGTCAAACGAGGCAAATTATACATGTTATTTCTTAATGATTTTGTTATGCATGCATGTCATGAatggaagatgagaagaaatggAAAGGTGTTAGTAACTCTTCAAAACTGTGGCACCATCGTCCATCGTTCTGAGCCACATATCAAGGGGGAATGGaacgctctgataccaatgttaGACACAACTCTTTAGGATTGCGTGATAGAACTGTTTGGCCTAGACATTAGAACACCCAAACATTATTAAACATAGAGGTAGATTAGGAACTTACTACCAAGTTCCTAGCTGCTAATGGATACATTGCTCATTATTTAATGTCTGTTGAACCCCAGCAAAATGCGTTGTTGAGCGTCGCAACTCGCACCCTTAAGGATATGGTGCGAACCATGCTTAGTCGTTCAAGATTACCAGCTAGTCTTTGGATGGAGGCATTAAAGACAGCCAAACGTGTGCTAAATCTAGTTCGAACTAAGTCAGCACCGGACACACCTTATGAGATCTGGACGAGAAAGAAACCAAGCTTGAATTGCTTGTCTGTC encodes:
- the LOC123447972 gene encoding protein ANTHESIS POMOTING FACTOR 1; this encodes MTATLSQLDDGIVRGMAIGAVFTDYAGKISCLDFHRKEDLLVTSSEDDSIRLYNTTSAALSKTTYHKKHGADRVSFTHHPSSILCSSRYNVESGESLRYLSLYDNRCLRYFKGHKDRVVSLCMSPVNDSFMSGSLDHSVRIWDLRVNACQGILRLRGRPSVAYDQQGLVFAVAMEGGAIKLFDSRSYDKGPFDTFLVGGDTAEVSDIKFSNDGKSVLLTTTNNHIYVLDAYGGEKKCGFSLEPSRNIATEAAFTPDGQYVISGSGDGTLHAWNINTVQEIACWNTHIGPITALKWAPRRAMFATASTALTFWIPNESSSS